In Acuticoccus sp. I52.16.1, a single genomic region encodes these proteins:
- a CDS encoding thiolase — MSGLAVVGAAETRRLGIIDDMSEIELIAEAARDALSDAGLTIADVDGIATSYERPNLVADFLGVRADWLDGTDVGGCSPMLHLRHAAAAIAAGQCETVLIAHGESGRSGVGRGPVDMQFTDLHRQFELPYGTVGPTTALTLMLTRYMAVHGIAPETLASVPVVQREWAARNPRAFLRDPITVEDVLASRVIAWPMHILECCVVTDGGGALVVTAADRAKDFPAKPVYLRGVGEAYGAALVSQMEDFAFAGVFERSGRMAFESAGMDPSDIQHLMLYDAFAHIPLFALEALGFARPGEGAALYESRATAPGGRLPVNTTGGGLAYTHTGRYGMYAVQESVRQLRGTAAAQVDGVEVSLAHALGGMFAAAGTAIFSTRPS; from the coding sequence ATGAGCGGGCTCGCCGTCGTCGGCGCCGCCGAAACCCGGCGCCTCGGGATCATCGACGACATGTCCGAGATCGAGCTGATCGCGGAGGCGGCGCGCGATGCGCTGAGCGATGCGGGGTTGACGATCGCCGACGTCGACGGGATCGCGACGAGCTACGAGCGGCCGAACCTCGTGGCCGACTTCCTGGGCGTGCGCGCCGACTGGCTCGACGGGACGGACGTCGGCGGGTGCAGCCCGATGCTGCATCTGCGGCACGCGGCCGCCGCCATCGCCGCCGGCCAGTGCGAGACGGTCCTGATCGCGCACGGCGAAAGCGGCCGCTCCGGCGTCGGCCGCGGTCCGGTGGACATGCAGTTCACCGACTTGCACCGGCAGTTCGAGCTGCCCTACGGCACCGTCGGACCGACCACCGCACTGACCCTGATGCTGACGCGCTACATGGCCGTCCACGGCATCGCGCCGGAGACGCTGGCGAGCGTTCCCGTGGTGCAGCGCGAGTGGGCCGCCCGCAACCCGCGCGCCTTCCTGCGCGACCCGATCACCGTCGAGGACGTGCTCGCCTCGCGCGTCATCGCCTGGCCGATGCATATCCTGGAGTGCTGCGTCGTCACCGACGGGGGCGGCGCCCTCGTCGTCACGGCGGCGGACCGGGCGAAGGACTTCCCCGCCAAACCGGTCTACCTGCGTGGCGTCGGCGAGGCCTATGGCGCCGCCCTGGTGAGCCAGATGGAGGACTTCGCCTTCGCGGGCGTGTTCGAGCGGTCCGGACGCATGGCGTTCGAGAGCGCCGGGATGGACCCGTCCGACATCCAGCACCTGATGCTGTACGACGCGTTCGCCCATATCCCCCTCTTCGCGCTGGAGGCGCTGGGCTTCGCCCGGCCCGGCGAGGGTGCCGCGCTCTACGAGAGCCGCGCCACCGCGCCGGGCGGGCGCCTGCCGGTGAACACCACGGGCGGCGGCCTCGCCTACACGCACACCGGCCGCTACGGCATGTATGCGGTGCAGGAGAGCGTTCGCCAGCTGCGCGGGACGGCGGCGGCGCAGGTGGACGGCGTCGAGGTCTCGCTCGCCCACGCTCTCGGCGGCATGTTCGCCGCCGCCGGCACGGCGATCTTCTCGACCCGGCCGAGCTGA
- a CDS encoding enoyl-CoA hydratase-related protein has protein sequence MAAEDNVTDREVLVTIDGDVMVLTLHRPDRMNAFTYRMRDELLDALERADGDDAVRAIVVTGAGRAFCAGADLSAGDDAFAGEHAAAPWRDGGGMVVLRMFNLKKPVVAAFNGAAVGIGATLCLTADVRIASDKAKFGFVFTRRGVVLESCASWFLPRIVGMPQALRWSISGRVFDAAEAHRAGLVAEVTAPEALLPRAKAICAELTAETAPVSVALVRQMLWRMAGVDHPMQAHRMESQIFGARARSPDVAEGIASFLEKRPATFPGQPSTDMPDVGDWLRDPDYETGR, from the coding sequence ATGGCCGCTGAAGACAACGTCACCGATCGCGAGGTCCTCGTCACGATCGACGGCGACGTTATGGTGCTGACGCTGCACCGGCCGGACCGCATGAACGCCTTCACCTACCGGATGCGCGACGAGCTGCTGGACGCGCTCGAGCGCGCCGACGGCGACGACGCGGTGCGCGCGATCGTCGTCACCGGCGCGGGTCGCGCCTTCTGCGCCGGGGCGGACCTTTCCGCCGGTGACGACGCGTTCGCCGGGGAGCACGCCGCGGCGCCCTGGCGCGACGGGGGCGGCATGGTCGTCCTGCGGATGTTCAACCTGAAAAAACCGGTCGTCGCCGCATTCAACGGGGCGGCCGTCGGGATCGGCGCGACATTGTGCCTGACGGCCGACGTCCGCATCGCCTCGGACAAGGCGAAATTCGGCTTCGTCTTCACCCGCCGCGGGGTGGTGCTGGAGAGTTGCGCCTCCTGGTTCCTGCCGCGAATCGTCGGCATGCCGCAGGCGCTGCGCTGGTCGATCTCGGGCCGCGTGTTCGACGCTGCGGAGGCGCATCGCGCCGGGCTGGTGGCCGAGGTGACGGCGCCGGAGGCGCTCCTGCCGCGCGCCAAGGCGATCTGCGCGGAGCTGACGGCGGAGACAGCGCCGGTCTCCGTCGCGCTGGTGCGGCAAATGCTGTGGCGTATGGCGGGGGTGGATCACCCGATGCAGGCGCACCGCATGGAATCGCAGATCTTCGGCGCGCGGGCGCGCTCCCCCGACGTCGCCGAAGGGATCGCCTCCTTCCTCGAGAAGCGGCCGGCGACCTTCCCCGGACAGCCGTCGACCGACATGCCCGACGTCGGCGACTGGCTGCGCGATCCCGACTACGAGACCGGACGCTAG
- a CDS encoding Zn-ribbon domain-containing OB-fold protein: MARSETRPVPQPTPETQHFWDGLAERRILIQHCTPCDRAYFPPRNHCPFCGGTAVEVVRASGAATLYSFVVSNHRVPGFARPNVVAVAALAEGPRLMTQIVDVAPDPANLTIDMPLEPVFEDLPEGPTLLHFRPAPNGAAR, from the coding sequence ATGGCACGATCCGAGACGCGGCCTGTCCCCCAGCCCACACCGGAAACGCAGCATTTCTGGGATGGATTGGCGGAGCGGCGAATTCTGATTCAGCACTGCACCCCGTGCGATCGGGCTTATTTTCCGCCGCGCAACCACTGCCCGTTCTGCGGGGGGACGGCGGTCGAGGTCGTCCGGGCGTCGGGGGCGGCCACGCTCTACTCGTTCGTCGTCAGCAACCACCGGGTGCCCGGTTTCGCCCGTCCCAACGTCGTCGCCGTCGCCGCGCTGGCCGAGGGGCCGCGCCTCATGACCCAGATCGTCGACGTCGCGCCCGACCCGGCGAACCTGACAATCGACATGCCGCTCGAGCCGGTATTCGAGGACCTGCCGGAGGGACCCACGCTGCTCCACTTCCGCCCCGCACCGAACGGTGCCGCACGATGA
- a CDS encoding CaiB/BaiF CoA-transferase family protein, giving the protein MGPLHGVKVVEIAGIGPAPFCAMMLADMGAEVLRVDRPDAVTADETHRFDVLNRGRRSIVLDLKHPAGRDAALALAAQADVVIEGFRPGVMESLGLAPDICHAHNPALVYGRMTGWGQDGPLARAAGHDINYIALSGVLWSVGRKGEAPVPPLNLVGDFGGGAMYLAFGIVCALIEARASGRGQVVDAAMVDGASSLIGMIHGLTAGGRWTEARGENIVDTGAPWYDVYETADGRHVAIGAIEPKFYAQMLTLLGLDPASLPAQYDTAGWPLLRRTFAAHFRSATREEWCRRMEGSDACFAPVLSPSEARAHPHMVAREAFLEVDGVAQPAAAPRFSRSTPAAPTPPRAAGADTRAALGDWGFDAASVDALLASGAAIQR; this is encoded by the coding sequence ATGGGTCCGCTGCACGGCGTGAAGGTGGTGGAGATCGCCGGCATCGGCCCGGCGCCCTTCTGCGCGATGATGCTGGCCGACATGGGTGCCGAGGTCCTGCGGGTCGACCGTCCGGACGCGGTGACGGCCGACGAGACGCACCGGTTCGACGTGCTGAACCGGGGCCGCCGCTCGATCGTCCTCGACCTGAAGCATCCGGCGGGGCGCGACGCCGCCCTGGCCCTCGCCGCGCAGGCGGACGTCGTCATCGAAGGCTTTCGCCCCGGGGTGATGGAATCGCTCGGCCTCGCTCCGGACATTTGCCACGCCCACAACCCGGCTCTCGTCTACGGGCGGATGACGGGGTGGGGCCAGGACGGACCGTTGGCTCGCGCCGCCGGGCACGACATCAACTACATCGCGCTCAGCGGCGTGCTCTGGAGCGTCGGGCGCAAGGGCGAAGCGCCGGTCCCGCCGCTGAACCTCGTCGGCGACTTCGGCGGCGGGGCGATGTACCTGGCGTTCGGCATCGTCTGCGCGCTGATAGAGGCGCGGGCCTCCGGGCGCGGCCAGGTGGTCGACGCGGCGATGGTCGACGGGGCCAGCTCGCTCATCGGCATGATCCACGGCCTGACCGCCGGCGGCCGGTGGACCGAGGCGCGGGGCGAGAACATCGTCGACACGGGCGCGCCGTGGTACGACGTCTACGAGACGGCGGACGGCCGGCACGTCGCCATCGGCGCCATCGAGCCGAAATTCTATGCCCAGATGCTGACGCTGCTGGGCCTCGACCCGGCCTCCCTCCCCGCACAATACGACACCGCCGGATGGCCGTTGCTGCGCCGCACTTTCGCCGCCCACTTCCGCTCGGCGACGCGGGAGGAATGGTGCCGCCGCATGGAAGGCAGCGACGCCTGCTTTGCGCCCGTCCTGTCGCCGTCCGAGGCGCGGGCCCATCCGCACATGGTCGCCCGCGAGGCCTTCCTAGAGGTCGACGGCGTCGCCCAGCCCGCCGCGGCGCCGCGCTTCTCCCGCTCGACGCCCGCCGCGCCGACCCCGCCCCGCGCCGCCGGTGCGGACACGCGCGCCGCCCTCGGAGACTGGGGCTTCGACGCGGCGAGCGTCGACGCGCTGCTGGCCTCCGGTGCCGCAATCCAGCGCTGA